The Candidatus Omnitrophota bacterium genome includes a region encoding these proteins:
- a CDS encoding type II secretion system F family protein, with amino-acid sequence MISKFKYLAKDPSGKTIKGSVEAESEIDAIVMLRRRKITVITLNEIKTRGQKVGRAKIKVEEISIFCRQLSTMVDSGIPLVTCLEVLSEQTENRIFRDILEKIRLDVKEGSGLSDALGRH; translated from the coding sequence ATGATATCGAAATTCAAATACCTTGCCAAAGATCCCAGCGGGAAAACCATTAAAGGAAGCGTGGAAGCGGAGTCTGAGATTGACGCCATTGTCATGCTTCGGCGCCGCAAGATCACGGTGATCACCCTCAATGAAATCAAGACCCGGGGCCAGAAGGTGGGGCGCGCCAAGATCAAGGTGGAGGAAATTTCGATCTTTTGCCGCCAGCTTTCAACCATGGTGGACTCGGGAATTCCCTTAGTCACTTGTCTGGAAGTCCTTTCCGAACAAACCGAGAACCGGATCTTCAGGGATATTCTGGAAAAAATCCGCTTGGATGTGAAGGAAGGAAGCGGGCTCTCCGACGCGCTGGGCCGACATC
- the tadA gene encoding Flp pilus assembly complex ATPase component TadA has translation MKPANSRFIDSLVSRGIIDAGSLDALSKEVRRRGGRLGKVLVEKRLLSEDEFLSVASEELGLQRVDLAKFAIPLEVVGLLPERIMRRYGIFPVSHVGETVTIAVSDPTNLLAVDDVKSLTGFEVALVLAPAAAIAKLMDSHFSPGSGVDSAAAEATTKDRTTPSVEGEEGIDLALGAEESSSAPIVRMVNLILTQGITGRASDIHLEPYEDRVRVRYRVDGGLQEGPTIPRNNQAAVTARLKIVSGMDITETRVPQDGRFKVRIHGKEIDFRVSALPVTYGEKMVLRALDKTNLTVGLETLGFLPEPLADFQKAIATPYGMILVTGPTGSGKSTTLYAVLNRLNQEERNIVTVEDPVEYQVEGITQVQVRPEIGLSFANGLRALTRQSPDVMMVGEIRDYETADIAVKASLTGHLVLSTLHTNDAIGAITRLIDMGVEPFLVATSLIMSAAQRLCRRVCDYCSEPEPLTEEAIQELGITPEMLADANIRKSVGCSKCNGTGYHGRMATLETFVLDDRAREMIAKRASASKISDYAVSKGMRSLRQNVLTKALRGWTTLDEVRRLTAKDS, from the coding sequence ATGAAACCTGCAAATTCTCGATTCATAGACAGCCTGGTTAGCCGCGGAATCATCGACGCGGGTTCTTTGGATGCTCTCTCCAAAGAGGTGCGGCGCCGGGGCGGGCGTTTGGGCAAGGTCCTGGTGGAAAAGCGTCTTCTCTCCGAGGACGAGTTCTTGTCCGTGGCAAGCGAAGAACTCGGTTTGCAACGCGTGGATCTCGCCAAGTTTGCGATCCCCCTGGAAGTGGTCGGCCTTTTGCCTGAGCGCATTATGCGGCGATACGGGATTTTCCCCGTTTCTCATGTGGGAGAAACAGTCACTATCGCGGTGAGTGATCCTACCAATCTCTTGGCCGTGGACGATGTCAAGTCGCTTACCGGATTCGAAGTGGCCCTGGTGTTGGCTCCGGCTGCTGCAATTGCGAAACTCATGGACTCCCATTTTTCTCCGGGCAGCGGGGTCGATTCAGCTGCCGCGGAGGCCACAACCAAGGACCGCACAACTCCATCTGTTGAAGGGGAGGAAGGCATTGACTTGGCTTTGGGCGCGGAGGAGAGCTCCAGCGCCCCTATTGTGCGCATGGTCAATCTGATTTTGACCCAGGGGATTACGGGGCGGGCCAGCGATATCCATTTGGAGCCCTACGAAGACCGGGTGCGGGTGCGGTACCGCGTGGACGGCGGTTTGCAGGAAGGCCCGACCATTCCCAGAAACAACCAGGCCGCGGTGACCGCGCGCCTTAAGATTGTCTCTGGCATGGACATTACAGAGACGCGCGTCCCCCAGGACGGGCGATTCAAGGTGCGTATCCACGGCAAAGAAATTGATTTCCGTGTTTCCGCTTTGCCGGTCACCTACGGCGAAAAGATGGTGCTGCGCGCGCTGGACAAAACCAACCTCACTGTGGGCCTGGAGACTTTGGGATTTCTGCCCGAGCCTCTGGCCGATTTCCAAAAGGCCATTGCCACGCCCTATGGAATGATTCTTGTGACGGGCCCAACCGGGAGCGGCAAGTCAACCACGCTTTATGCTGTCCTCAACCGCCTGAATCAGGAAGAGCGCAATATTGTCACTGTGGAAGATCCGGTGGAGTATCAGGTGGAGGGCATTACCCAGGTGCAGGTGCGGCCGGAAATCGGTTTAAGTTTTGCCAATGGGCTGCGAGCGCTTACGCGCCAAAGTCCGGATGTAATGATGGTGGGCGAAATCCGTGATTATGAAACAGCCGATATCGCAGTCAAGGCCTCCCTAACCGGCCACCTGGTTCTGAGCACCTTGCATACCAACGATGCTATCGGAGCCATTACCCGGTTGATCGATATGGGGGTTGAGCCGTTTTTGGTGGCAACCAGTCTGATTATGTCCGCAGCCCAAAGGTTATGCAGGCGCGTCTGTGACTATTGCTCCGAACCCGAACCCTTGACTGAAGAAGCAATCCAGGAACTCGGCATTACTCCGGAAATGTTGGCGGATGCCAATATCCGTAAGAGTGTGGGATGTTCTAAGTGCAATGGCACGGGATATCACGGTAGAATGGCCACACTGGAAACCTTTGTTCTGGATGATCGCGCCAGGGAGATGATTGCCAAACGCGCCTCAGCCTCAAAGATCAGCGATTATGCTGTTTCAAAAGGCATGCGCTCTTTGAGGCAGAATGTCTTGACCAAGGCATTGCGCGGGTGGACCACTCTGGACGAAGTCCGGCGTTTGACAGCCAAAGACAGCTAA
- a CDS encoding glycosyltransferase family 9 protein produces the protein MKTPRRLLLWFPNWLGDVVFTTPVLESLRQAMPQTRLTGLAVPRAAELLEGNPWLDELQIYDPEGVHRSPIGLRTLAGSLRRGNFDAALLLKSSRTRALLCAAAGIPVRVGALKGGFPWPLTHASHLHYDSLHRTDYYLELSKPLGISAASACVKWFVAEGSAQLLEPWLREQAISEEEPYLVLHPGGNWEPKRWPAESFSLAARQLCESHGMRAVLIGTQPERGLAEEIAAQLPNAPVIASGSLNLKQLSALLQGARLMLSNDSGPLHMAVGLGVPAVGIYGPTNPAITGPRGNGPLQVVQSAEPGSIKEVPVDRVVEAAQSVLAGNPRVRSLHPHLPIQARRPVNRILVVTLSNLGDVILTLPVIHQLAELFPQADLEVAVGPRAGALLEGDDRLKRLWVYDKQEGLDKRVQLLLQLRSKEYDLLVDLRSTVLGWFLARSAHNPVLQRAPQWMQHRVERNLWTLERALDGVFGRGCWRAERSSAERARQNARLLPLRDSEREWAESALGDKPPERGWAVLGAGARSYTKMWDCDRLAQVARELIGSGYGVILLGGRAEAEASGRLLQRLRGEKGISSEVLKDLAGRTSIRQAAAVVARAGLVIANDSAISHLAWAYARPSVTVFGPTDPEKYAPAGSGHRIARVGLPCSPCEQALCRYHHECMEWLSPGDIWKKVLEITQ, from the coding sequence TTGAAAACACCTCGGCGTCTTCTTTTGTGGTTTCCCAATTGGCTGGGGGACGTGGTCTTTACCACACCGGTGCTGGAGAGCTTGAGGCAGGCCATGCCGCAAACCCGGCTTACCGGTTTGGCTGTGCCGCGGGCCGCGGAATTGCTGGAGGGCAATCCGTGGCTCGACGAGCTGCAGATTTACGATCCTGAGGGCGTACACCGCAGTCCAATCGGACTCAGGACTTTGGCCGGGTCGCTCCGGCGCGGCAATTTTGATGCGGCTCTTCTGCTCAAATCCTCCCGAACCCGCGCTTTGCTTTGCGCTGCCGCGGGAATTCCTGTGCGGGTCGGCGCGCTCAAAGGCGGTTTCCCATGGCCCCTCACCCATGCCTCGCACTTGCATTATGATTCCCTGCACCGGACGGATTACTATCTGGAGTTGTCCAAACCCCTGGGCATTTCTGCGGCGTCCGCATGCGTGAAATGGTTTGTTGCCGAGGGTTCTGCTCAGTTGTTGGAACCTTGGCTGCGGGAGCAGGCGATTTCTGAAGAAGAGCCGTACCTGGTCCTCCATCCGGGCGGAAATTGGGAGCCTAAGCGATGGCCTGCAGAGTCCTTTTCCCTGGCTGCCCGGCAGCTTTGCGAGTCGCACGGCATGAGGGCTGTGCTCATCGGCACTCAGCCCGAACGCGGTTTGGCCGAAGAGATTGCCGCCCAACTTCCCAATGCCCCTGTTATCGCAAGCGGTTCGCTCAATCTGAAACAACTTTCTGCTCTGCTTCAGGGAGCCCGCCTGATGCTCTCCAACGACAGTGGTCCTTTGCACATGGCAGTGGGATTGGGTGTTCCTGCCGTGGGGATTTACGGCCCCACAAACCCGGCTATCACCGGCCCGCGCGGAAACGGGCCTTTGCAAGTAGTGCAATCCGCAGAGCCGGGTTCTATAAAGGAAGTTCCCGTCGACAGGGTGGTCGAGGCCGCGCAGTCTGTCCTGGCCGGGAATCCTAGGGTGCGCTCCTTGCATCCACATCTGCCAATACAAGCCCGGAGACCGGTCAATCGAATTCTGGTTGTGACTCTGAGCAATCTGGGTGATGTCATCCTGACTCTCCCGGTGATCCATCAATTGGCTGAGCTTTTTCCTCAGGCGGATTTGGAAGTGGCTGTGGGGCCGCGTGCCGGCGCTCTCCTGGAAGGGGATGATCGTCTCAAGCGTCTTTGGGTTTATGATAAACAGGAGGGCTTGGACAAGCGTGTTCAATTGCTCTTGCAACTGCGTTCCAAGGAATACGATCTTCTGGTGGATTTGCGCTCTACGGTGCTGGGCTGGTTCTTGGCGCGATCCGCACACAATCCGGTTTTGCAAAGGGCGCCCCAATGGATGCAGCACCGGGTCGAACGCAATCTCTGGACCCTGGAGCGCGCCTTGGACGGAGTTTTCGGGCGTGGTTGCTGGAGGGCGGAGCGCTCATCGGCAGAACGGGCGCGGCAAAATGCCCGGCTTCTGCCCCTGAGAGATTCTGAAAGGGAGTGGGCAGAGTCTGCCCTGGGGGACAAGCCCCCGGAGCGCGGATGGGCCGTCTTGGGCGCGGGTGCGCGCAGTTATACAAAAATGTGGGATTGTGATCGTCTGGCCCAGGTGGCCCGGGAGCTTATCGGGAGCGGCTACGGAGTGATCTTGTTGGGCGGCCGGGCCGAGGCGGAAGCCTCCGGACGCCTGCTGCAGCGCTTGCGCGGCGAAAAGGGTATTTCGTCCGAAGTCCTAAAGGATTTGGCAGGCCGGACAAGCATTCGTCAGGCAGCTGCCGTGGTTGCGCGCGCCGGGTTGGTGATCGCCAATGACAGCGCGATCTCTCATTTGGCCTGGGCTTATGCGCGGCCTTCGGTCACGGTATTCGGTCCTACGGATCCGGAAAAGTACGCGCCGGCCGGGTCCGGGCACCGGATTGCGCGCGTGGGTTTGCCCTGCAGTCCTTGCGAACAAGCGCTGTGCCGCTATCATCATGAGTGTATGGAGTGGCTTTCACCCGGCGATATATGGAAGAAGGTGTTAGAGATAACACAATGA
- a CDS encoding polysaccharide deacetylase family protein — MRRKFLIFGFLTLLIGTGTVCIRSQYVPPVLMYHSIDERAQETKLSVTPESFDLQLARLQDWNASVLSLEELVRGLKGEQDLPANARVLTFDDGFENFYSEAYPVLRKYGVPAAVFVVTEWVGRDGFLSWDQLRELAADPLVTVGSHSFSHAWLPSQDDEALRNELEESKRVMEEQLGVPVEFLCYPAGAFDARVREAAIAAGYKGAVATNPGPHYPDQDPYAIKRVRISRTSDNPAAFWLESSGYYTWIKEVRDEE; from the coding sequence ATGCGACGCAAGTTTCTTATTTTTGGGTTTTTGACTTTGTTAATTGGAACCGGAACGGTCTGTATCCGCTCCCAATACGTTCCCCCGGTCCTGATGTATCACAGCATCGACGAAAGAGCGCAGGAGACCAAGCTCAGTGTTACCCCCGAATCTTTTGACCTGCAGCTGGCGCGGCTCCAGGATTGGAATGCATCTGTCTTGTCCTTGGAGGAATTGGTCCGGGGGCTCAAAGGGGAGCAGGATCTTCCTGCCAATGCCCGGGTCCTAACCTTTGACGACGGCTTTGAAAATTTTTACAGCGAGGCCTATCCGGTTCTAAGGAAATACGGAGTGCCGGCCGCCGTATTTGTGGTAACCGAGTGGGTTGGGCGGGATGGATTTCTCAGTTGGGATCAACTCAGGGAATTGGCGGCGGATCCCCTGGTAACTGTGGGCTCTCACTCCTTCAGTCATGCTTGGTTGCCCAGCCAGGACGACGAGGCCCTCCGCAATGAATTGGAGGAGTCCAAGCGTGTGATGGAGGAGCAGTTGGGCGTGCCGGTCGAATTTTTGTGTTATCCCGCAGGGGCTTTTGACGCGCGCGTGCGCGAAGCGGCCATTGCCGCGGGCTATAAGGGGGCGGTTGCCACAAACCCCGGTCCCCATTATCCGGACCAGGATCCCTATGCGATCAAGCGCGTGCGGATTTCGCGTACCTCGGACAACCCGGCGGCGTTCTGGTTGGAGTCCTCCGGGTATTACACGTGGATTAAAGAGGTCCGCGACGAAGAATAA
- a CDS encoding glycosyltransferase family 4 protein has protein sequence MKILQLSTHLDRGGITSYVLNLSQGLRDLGHECALFTGGGTHEIRLKELGLAHVRGMVPTSSELNPRLIPATYRLVRLIRREKIEILHAHSRVTQVLCTLAGGLTRVPWVSTCHGVYRNHWGRRVLPAWGRRTVAISKVVGDWLIREMGVPEAQVRRVNTGLDAAQWRPSSSAEPSLKERCGWQNSLLIGSVGRLSEEKGHTVLVEAFAQVAAKNPLARLLLVGDGRLRPVLEQRIGAFGLQGIVRIEPALDLPAHLHELDLFVLPTSGIEGLGIAVLEAMAASVPVVATRSGGPEELIEHGRTGWLVERGKHAAMAGLVLDLLNDERRRVSTVEPALEFVKREHSIENMARSTAEIYQELV, from the coding sequence GTGAAGATCTTACAGCTGAGCACCCATCTGGACCGGGGCGGAATTACCTCTTATGTGCTCAATCTTTCCCAAGGCCTGCGCGACCTCGGGCATGAGTGCGCGCTTTTTACCGGCGGGGGGACCCACGAGATTCGGTTGAAAGAACTGGGTTTAGCGCATGTGCGGGGGATGGTGCCCACAAGTTCTGAGCTCAATCCCAGGCTTATTCCTGCGACTTACCGGCTTGTCCGCCTTATCCGCAGAGAGAAGATTGAAATTCTCCACGCCCATTCGCGCGTGACGCAGGTGTTGTGCACTTTGGCCGGTGGTTTGACCCGGGTGCCGTGGGTTTCGACTTGCCACGGGGTTTACCGAAATCATTGGGGCAGGCGAGTCCTGCCTGCCTGGGGCCGGCGAACAGTGGCGATCAGCAAGGTGGTGGGTGATTGGCTGATCCGGGAAATGGGAGTGCCTGAGGCCCAGGTGCGGCGCGTGAATACGGGGTTGGACGCGGCGCAGTGGAGGCCGTCTTCGAGTGCAGAGCCTTCGCTCAAGGAGCGCTGCGGATGGCAGAATTCCCTGCTTATCGGCAGTGTGGGGCGCCTCTCCGAAGAAAAGGGACATACCGTGCTTGTCGAGGCCTTTGCGCAGGTTGCGGCAAAGAATCCCTTGGCGCGCCTGTTACTGGTGGGGGACGGACGGCTGCGGCCTGTTCTTGAGCAGCGGATCGGCGCGTTTGGTTTGCAGGGGATCGTGCGGATCGAACCCGCCTTGGATTTGCCGGCCCACCTCCATGAGCTGGATCTTTTTGTTCTGCCGACATCGGGTATTGAAGGCCTTGGGATTGCAGTGTTGGAGGCCATGGCTGCCTCGGTGCCGGTGGTGGCCACACGCAGCGGGGGGCCCGAGGAACTGATTGAACACGGCCGGACCGGCTGGTTGGTGGAGCGCGGGAAGCACGCGGCCATGGCCGGCTTGGTATTGGATCTTCTAAATGATGAGAGGCGGCGGGTTTCTACGGTGGAGCCTGCTTTGGAGTTTGTTAAGCGTGAGCACAGCATCGAAAACATGGCCCGGAGCACCGCAGAAATCTACCAAGAGCTAGTCTGA
- a CDS encoding nucleoside triphosphate pyrophosphohydrolase: MDAFNSLLEVVATLRAPGGCPWDRQQTHESIIPHLIEEAYEVVDALRNGKEKELVDELGDLLLQVLLHAQIASEEGRFDIQKVIENLHTKLVRRH, encoded by the coding sequence ATGGATGCGTTCAACTCACTCCTGGAAGTCGTCGCCACACTGCGCGCTCCCGGCGGTTGCCCTTGGGATCGCCAACAGACGCATGAGTCTATTATTCCACACTTGATCGAAGAGGCCTATGAGGTCGTCGACGCTCTCCGCAACGGAAAGGAAAAAGAACTTGTCGACGAATTGGGCGATCTCCTCTTGCAGGTACTGCTTCACGCGCAGATCGCTTCTGAGGAAGGCCGGTTTGACATTCAGAAGGTGATCGAGAACCTGCACACCAAGCTGGTGCGCCGCCACC